One genomic window of Neisseria sp. oral taxon 014 str. F0314 includes the following:
- a CDS encoding HNH endonuclease signature motif containing protein has protein sequence MTKRTAIKTTIPEIVDYWFSRVYEGDLSVDASEAHERCWRCGYQTKLKRYHIIPHSRRGADEPSNLVLLCKKCHLKNPNVSDPEIMWDWLKAYRTSLYNTFGIIQEFEEYKKIYGVSFSEQMMKLGISKVEELEPLIASKMEGCTRHFGESHLNKATFAGILRMIYKEIVKDRPKT, from the coding sequence ATGACCAAAAGAACAGCAATAAAAACGACCATTCCTGAAATCGTTGATTATTGGTTTTCAAGAGTTTATGAAGGGGATTTGAGTGTCGATGCCTCAGAAGCCCATGAGAGGTGCTGGCGATGCGGTTATCAAACCAAACTGAAGCGCTACCATATCATCCCCCATTCCCGCAGAGGGGCAGACGAACCTTCTAATTTGGTTTTGTTATGCAAAAAATGTCATTTAAAAAATCCGAATGTTTCTGACCCTGAGATTATGTGGGATTGGCTCAAAGCCTACCGAACTTCTCTGTACAACACTTTTGGGATAATACAGGAGTTTGAAGAATATAAGAAAATCTATGGCGTTTCTTTTTCAGAGCAAATGATGAAGCTGGGCATATCAAAAGTTGAAGAATTAGAGCCCTTGATTGCTTCAAAAATGGAAGGCTGCACTCGTCATTTCGGCGAATCTCATTTGAACAAGGCAACCTTTGCAGGAATATTGAGAATGATTTACAAAGAAATCGTAAAAGACCGACCCAAAACCTAA
- the atpG gene encoding F0F1 ATP synthase subunit gamma, with protein MAVGKEILTKIRSVQNTQKITKAMQMVSTSKMRKTQERMRLARPYAEKVRLVMSHLAQTNSDHGIKLLEPHREIRKAGFILITSDKGLCGGLNANVLKRFLAQVQEYQEKGIAVEVVCLGSKGLAACQNIGLNIIASATNLGDTPKMETLLGPLTEIFQRYEKHELDVIQLVYSGFINTMRQEPRMEVLLPIGQSVMDEVNTRNDYNWDYRYEPSPVAVLEYLVRRYLESVVYQALSDNMASEQAARMVAMKAATDNAGNAIKELRLVYNKSRQAAITTELTEIVAGAAAV; from the coding sequence ATGGCAGTCGGGAAAGAGATTCTCACCAAAATCCGAAGTGTTCAGAATACCCAAAAGATCACTAAAGCGATGCAGATGGTGTCAACTTCCAAAATGCGGAAGACTCAGGAGCGGATGCGCTTGGCGCGTCCGTACGCCGAAAAAGTACGTTTGGTTATGAGCCATTTGGCACAAACCAATTCGGATCATGGGATTAAATTATTGGAACCTCACCGCGAAATCCGCAAGGCTGGTTTCATTTTAATTACTTCCGATAAAGGCTTGTGTGGAGGCTTGAATGCTAACGTATTAAAGCGATTTTTGGCGCAAGTCCAAGAGTATCAGGAAAAGGGCATTGCAGTTGAAGTTGTATGTTTGGGCAGTAAAGGTTTAGCGGCCTGTCAAAATATTGGGTTAAATATCATCGCCAGTGCGACAAATTTAGGCGATACCCCAAAAATGGAAACGCTGCTGGGACCATTAACCGAAATATTCCAACGATATGAAAAGCATGAGTTAGATGTGATTCAGTTGGTTTACTCGGGCTTCATCAATACCATGCGCCAAGAACCGCGTATGGAGGTGTTGCTGCCCATCGGACAGAGTGTGATGGACGAAGTCAATACGCGCAATGATTACAACTGGGATTACCGCTATGAACCGAGTCCCGTTGCCGTGTTGGAATATTTGGTTCGTCGCTATTTGGAATCTGTGGTTTACCAAGCATTAAGCGATAATATGGCATCAGAACAAGCCGCTCGTATGGTTGCAATGAAAGCTGCGACCGACAATGCAGGCAATGCCATCAAAGAGTTGCGGTTGGTATACAACAAGTCGCGTCAAGCTGCGATTACCACGGAATTGACAGAAATTGTGGCAGGAGCGGCGGCAGTTTGA
- the minE gene encoding cell division topological specificity factor MinE produces MSLIDILFGKKTKTATVARDRLQIIIAQERAQGTSATPDYLPTLRKELLEVLSKYVNVSLDDIRISQEKQDGMDVLELNITLPEQKKV; encoded by the coding sequence ATGTCTCTGATTGATATCCTGTTCGGCAAAAAAACCAAAACCGCAACCGTTGCGCGCGACCGCCTGCAAATCATCATCGCACAAGAACGCGCTCAAGGCACAAGCGCAACACCCGATTACCTGCCGACATTGCGCAAAGAGTTGCTGGAAGTCCTGTCGAAATACGTCAATGTATCACTTGACGACATCCGTATCTCTCAAGAAAAACAAGATGGTATGGATGTTCTCGAACTGAACATCACCCTGCCCGAACAAAAAAAGGTTTAA
- the atpA gene encoding F0F1 ATP synthase subunit alpha, which yields MQLNPAEISELIKAKIENLSVNTEVRTRGTVISVTDGIVRIHGLSDAMQGEMLEFPGNTFGLAMNLERDSVGAVVLGEYEHIKEGDTVTCTGRILEVPVGRELVGRVVDALGRPIDGKGPINTTQTAPIEKIAPGVIARKSVDQPMQTGLKAIDSMVPIGRGQRELIIGDRQTGKTAVALDAIVNQKDTDVICIYVAIGQKASSIANVVRKLEEYGAMEHTIVVAATASEAAALQYIAPYAGCTMGEFFRDRGEDALIVYDDLSKQAVAYRQISLLLRRPPGREAYPGDVFYLHSRLLERAARINQDEVEKLTDGAVKGKTGSLTALPIIETQAGDVSAFVPTNVISITDGQIFLETDLFNAGIRPAINAGISVSRVGGAAQTKVIKKLGGGIRLALAQYRELAAFSQFASDLDEATRKQLQHGEVVTELMKQKQFCTLNTAEMALTLWAINNGSYEDVPVSKALAFETEFLSYVRTQQPGVLDVINSSGAMSDESEQILAEAMKSFKSSYAYQA from the coding sequence ATGCAGCTTAATCCTGCTGAAATTAGCGAATTGATTAAAGCCAAAATCGAAAATTTGTCTGTAAATACGGAAGTTCGTACACGTGGTACGGTTATTTCCGTGACAGATGGTATTGTGCGTATTCACGGCTTATCAGACGCAATGCAAGGTGAGATGCTCGAATTCCCGGGTAACACTTTCGGTTTGGCTATGAACTTAGAGCGCGACTCTGTAGGTGCCGTAGTGTTGGGTGAATATGAGCACATTAAAGAAGGTGATACAGTTACATGTACTGGCCGTATTTTAGAAGTACCGGTTGGTCGTGAATTAGTTGGGCGCGTAGTTGATGCGCTGGGTCGCCCGATTGATGGTAAAGGCCCGATTAATACGACTCAAACTGCACCAATCGAAAAAATTGCACCTGGTGTAATTGCCCGTAAATCGGTTGATCAGCCGATGCAGACGGGTTTGAAGGCAATTGATTCAATGGTTCCGATTGGTCGGGGACAACGTGAGCTGATTATTGGTGACCGTCAGACCGGTAAAACTGCAGTAGCATTGGATGCGATTGTAAATCAAAAAGATACCGATGTTATCTGTATTTATGTGGCAATTGGTCAAAAAGCTTCATCCATTGCTAATGTGGTTCGCAAACTTGAAGAATACGGCGCAATGGAACATACTATTGTTGTGGCAGCGACAGCTTCGGAGGCCGCCGCCCTGCAATATATCGCCCCATATGCCGGTTGTACAATGGGTGAGTTTTTCCGTGACCGCGGTGAAGATGCTTTGATCGTATACGATGATCTATCTAAACAGGCTGTTGCGTATCGCCAGATTTCCCTATTATTGCGTCGTCCTCCTGGTCGTGAGGCATATCCGGGTGATGTGTTCTATCTGCATTCCCGCCTATTGGAACGTGCTGCCCGTATCAATCAAGATGAGGTTGAAAAGTTGACTGACGGTGCGGTCAAAGGAAAAACGGGTTCGTTAACAGCACTACCTATCATTGAAACGCAAGCTGGTGACGTATCTGCATTCGTACCGACCAACGTTATTTCGATTACCGACGGTCAAATTTTCTTGGAAACTGACCTGTTTAATGCAGGTATCCGTCCGGCAATCAATGCTGGTATTTCTGTATCGCGTGTAGGTGGCGCGGCGCAGACCAAAGTGATCAAAAAATTGGGTGGTGGCATTCGTTTGGCATTGGCTCAGTATCGTGAATTGGCCGCGTTCTCTCAGTTTGCTTCCGATCTAGATGAAGCAACGCGTAAACAGCTGCAGCATGGCGAAGTGGTTACAGAACTGATGAAACAAAAACAGTTCTGTACCTTGAATACTGCTGAAATGGCTCTGACTTTATGGGCAATTAATAACGGTTCATATGAGGATGTACCGGTTTCTAAAGCTTTGGCTTTTGAGACGGAGTTTTTAAGTTATGTCCGTACACAACAGCCCGGTGTTTTGGATGTCATCAATTCATCAGGTGCAATGTCTGATGAAAGCGAGCAGATATTGGCCGAAGCCATGAAATCTTTCAAATCTTCTTATGCCTACCAAGCATAA
- a CDS encoding F0F1 ATP synthase subunit B yields MNINATLFAQILVFIGLVWFTMKFVWPPIAKALDERAAKVAEGLAAAERGKNDFEQAEKKVAELLAEGRTQVAEMVANAEKRAAKIVEEAKEQASTEAARITAQAKADVEQEMVRAREILREQVASLAVKGAESILRDEIDVSKHAQLLGALKQEL; encoded by the coding sequence GTGAATATTAATGCAACCTTATTTGCGCAGATCTTAGTCTTTATCGGTTTGGTTTGGTTTACCATGAAGTTTGTGTGGCCTCCAATCGCAAAAGCTTTGGATGAGCGTGCTGCGAAAGTTGCCGAAGGCTTGGCTGCTGCTGAGCGCGGTAAAAATGACTTTGAGCAGGCGGAAAAGAAAGTTGCAGAACTTTTGGCCGAAGGGCGTACTCAAGTTGCCGAAATGGTGGCTAATGCAGAAAAACGCGCAGCAAAAATCGTGGAAGAAGCTAAAGAACAGGCTTCTACTGAAGCTGCCCGAATTACTGCGCAAGCTAAAGCTGATGTTGAGCAGGAGATGGTTCGTGCACGTGAAATATTACGTGAACAGGTAGCCTCACTGGCAGTGAAAGGTGCAGAGTCTATTTTGCGCGATGAAATTGATGTTTCTAAACATGCGCAGCTGCTCGGTGCCTTGAAACAGGAGCTGTAA
- a CDS encoding hydrogen peroxide-inducible genes activator, whose product MTLTELRYIVAVAQERHFGRAARRCFVSQPTLSIAIKKLEEELSVSLFDRSSNDIITTEAGERIVAQARRVLEEADLIKHLANEEQNELEGAFKLGLIFTVAPYLLPKLIMALRESAPKMPLMLEENYTHILTETLKRGDLDAIVVAEPFQEPGIVTEPLYDEPFFVIVPKGHPFEELDAITPHLLSEEKVLLLTEGNCMRDQVLASCSELAAKQRIQGLTNTLQGSSINTIRHMVASGLAISVMPATALTENDHMLFSIIPFEATAPKRRVVLAYRRNFVRPKALTALRNAILHSHLNGVTFVKE is encoded by the coding sequence ATGACGCTGACCGAATTGCGTTATATCGTAGCCGTCGCGCAAGAGCGTCATTTCGGACGCGCAGCGCGGCGCTGCTTCGTCAGCCAGCCCACCCTTTCCATCGCCATCAAGAAGCTGGAAGAAGAACTTTCAGTATCGCTGTTTGACCGCAGCAGCAACGATATCATTACCACCGAAGCAGGCGAACGCATCGTCGCCCAAGCCCGCCGCGTATTGGAAGAAGCGGACTTAATCAAGCATTTGGCCAATGAAGAGCAAAACGAGCTTGAAGGTGCATTCAAACTCGGCCTGATTTTCACCGTTGCCCCGTACCTGCTGCCCAAGCTGATTATGGCTTTGCGCGAAAGCGCGCCTAAAATGCCATTGATGCTGGAGGAAAACTATACCCACATTCTGACCGAAACCCTCAAACGCGGTGATTTGGATGCTATCGTTGTTGCCGAACCGTTCCAAGAACCGGGCATTGTTACCGAACCGCTTTATGACGAGCCTTTCTTTGTTATTGTCCCTAAAGGACACCCGTTTGAAGAATTAGATGCCATTACTCCTCATCTACTGTCGGAAGAGAAGGTCTTGCTGTTAACCGAAGGTAATTGTATGCGCGATCAAGTGCTGGCAAGCTGTTCGGAACTAGCGGCCAAGCAGAGGATTCAAGGGTTGACCAATACCTTGCAAGGCAGTTCCATCAACACCATCCGCCATATGGTTGCCAGCGGCCTTGCCATCAGCGTCATGCCCGCTACGGCACTGACCGAAAACGACCACATGCTGTTCAGCATTATCCCGTTTGAAGCAACCGCACCCAAACGCCGCGTCGTATTGGCTTACCGCCGCAATTTCGTACGACCTAAAGCCTTAACTGCTTTGCGCAATGCAATATTACACTCTCATCTGAACGGTGTTACTTTTGTAAAAGAGTAA
- a CDS encoding F0F1 ATP synthase subunit epsilon, with product MNVMQVEVVSNEQNIYSGEATFVVIPTVQGELGIYPRHEPIMSLVRPGALRLTVPDQTEEVLVAVSGGLLEVQPEKITILADVAVRSGEMDQARAEEAKKVAEAGISQAQDDESLAKAQVALAAAIAQLKTLDYLRSQRNK from the coding sequence ATGAATGTCATGCAAGTTGAAGTGGTAAGTAACGAACAAAATATCTACTCAGGCGAAGCTACATTTGTAGTTATTCCGACTGTGCAAGGTGAACTCGGTATTTATCCGCGACATGAGCCGATTATGAGTTTGGTGCGTCCTGGGGCATTGCGCTTGACTGTGCCTGACCAAACGGAGGAAGTGTTGGTTGCCGTTTCGGGAGGACTGTTGGAAGTACAACCTGAAAAGATAACCATTTTGGCTGATGTGGCAGTACGCAGTGGTGAAATGGATCAGGCTCGAGCAGAGGAAGCGAAAAAAGTGGCGGAAGCTGGTATTTCGCAAGCTCAAGATGACGAATCGTTGGCTAAAGCGCAAGTTGCTCTGGCGGCAGCGATTGCCCAGCTTAAAACTTTGGATTATCTTCGTTCGCAAAGAAACAAATAG
- the atpD gene encoding F0F1 ATP synthase subunit beta: protein MSQGKIVQIIGAVVDVEFPRDAIPHVYDALKLDENNLTLEVQQLLGDGVVRTIAMGSSDGLKRGMTVSNTGAPITVPVGKGTLGRIVDVLGTPVDEAGPIDTNKHRAIHQTAPKFDELSATTELLETGIKVIDLLCPFAKGGKVGLFGGAGVGKTVNMMELINNIAKAHSGLSVFAGVGERTREGNDFYHEMKDSNVLDKVAMVYGQMNEPPGNRLRVALTGLTMAEYFRDEKDESGKGRDVLFFVDNIYRYTLAGTEVSALLGRMPSAVGYQPTLAEEMGRLQERITSTQTGSITSIQAVYVPADDLTDPSPATTFAHLDATVVLSRDIASLGIYPAVDPLDSTSRQLDPMVLGQEHYDVARGVQSTLQKYKELRDIIAILGMDELSDEDKLTVMRARKIQRFLSQPFHVAEVFTGSPGKYVSLRDTIAGFKAILSGEYDHLPEQAFYMVGSIDEAVEKAKTVN from the coding sequence ATGAGCCAAGGCAAAATCGTACAAATTATTGGTGCGGTAGTTGATGTGGAATTTCCGCGTGACGCCATTCCGCATGTTTACGACGCTCTGAAATTAGACGAGAACAATCTGACTTTGGAAGTCCAACAACTTCTAGGGGACGGTGTGGTTCGTACTATTGCAATGGGTAGTTCAGACGGCCTTAAGCGGGGTATGACTGTAAGCAATACAGGCGCGCCGATTACTGTGCCGGTAGGTAAAGGTACTTTGGGACGTATTGTCGATGTATTGGGTACACCTGTTGATGAAGCAGGTCCGATTGATACCAACAAACACCGTGCCATCCATCAGACAGCCCCGAAATTCGATGAGTTGTCCGCTACTACTGAGCTGCTGGAAACAGGCATTAAAGTGATTGATTTGCTGTGTCCGTTTGCCAAAGGCGGTAAAGTAGGTCTGTTCGGCGGTGCCGGAGTAGGCAAAACCGTAAACATGATGGAATTGATTAACAACATCGCCAAAGCACACAGCGGCTTGTCCGTATTTGCGGGCGTAGGTGAGCGTACCCGTGAAGGTAATGACTTCTACCACGAGATGAAAGATTCCAACGTATTGGACAAAGTGGCCATGGTTTACGGTCAGATGAACGAACCTCCGGGTAACCGTCTGCGTGTAGCCTTGACCGGCTTGACTATGGCCGAATATTTCCGTGATGAAAAAGACGAAAGCGGCAAGGGTCGCGACGTATTGTTCTTCGTGGACAACATTTACCGTTACACTTTGGCCGGTACCGAAGTGTCTGCATTGCTGGGCCGTATGCCTTCAGCAGTGGGTTATCAACCGACATTGGCTGAAGAAATGGGTCGTTTGCAAGAGCGTATTACCTCTACCCAAACAGGTTCCATTACTTCTATCCAAGCCGTATATGTGCCTGCCGATGACTTGACTGACCCGTCTCCTGCAACGACGTTTGCCCACTTGGACGCTACTGTCGTATTGAGCCGTGATATTGCATCTTTGGGTATTTACCCTGCAGTTGACCCGCTTGATTCCACTTCACGCCAACTGGATCCGATGGTGTTGGGTCAAGAGCACTACGATGTGGCACGCGGCGTACAGTCCACTCTGCAAAAATACAAAGAATTGCGTGACATTATCGCTATTCTGGGTATGGATGAATTGTCAGACGAAGATAAACTGACCGTGATGCGTGCGCGTAAGATCCAACGCTTCCTGTCGCAACCGTTCCACGTTGCCGAAGTATTTACCGGCTCTCCTGGTAAATATGTATCGTTGCGTGACACCATTGCCGGTTTTAAAGCGATTTTGAGCGGCGAATACGATCACCTACCGGAACAAGCGTTCTACATGGTGGGCAGCATTGATGAAGCCGTAGAGAAAGCGAAAACCGTAAATTGA
- a CDS encoding F0F1 ATP synthase subunit delta — MAEFATIARPYAKALFGLAQEKKQIESWLGELKNLSAVVRQEKVISLIEQPETDTSEKARLLTDLVGLKDDSLKNFVTVLAEQKRLPILPEVYVQYQDLTLTLNDTKSAVIYSAYELTSAQAAELTEMLKKRFNTELVVTTQVDPKLIGGIRVEVGDQVLDLSIRGKLNALYTTMTN, encoded by the coding sequence ATGGCAGAGTTCGCAACTATTGCTAGGCCGTATGCGAAAGCATTATTTGGTTTAGCTCAGGAAAAAAAACAGATAGAGTCTTGGTTGGGCGAACTTAAAAATCTGTCGGCGGTTGTACGGCAGGAAAAAGTGATTTCCTTAATCGAACAACCTGAAACGGACACTTCCGAAAAGGCAAGATTATTAACTGATTTGGTCGGTTTAAAAGACGACAGTCTCAAAAATTTCGTGACTGTTTTGGCTGAGCAGAAACGGTTACCGATTTTGCCGGAAGTTTATGTGCAATATCAAGACTTAACCTTGACACTCAACGATACCAAGTCAGCCGTTATTTACAGTGCTTATGAATTGACTTCTGCTCAAGCGGCAGAATTGACTGAAATGCTGAAAAAGCGCTTCAACACTGAATTGGTAGTAACAACCCAAGTCGATCCAAAATTAATTGGGGGGATAAGGGTAGAAGTGGGTGATCAGGTCTTGGATTTGTCTATACGGGGCAAATTAAATGCTTTGTATACGACTATGACAAATTAG
- a CDS encoding aminopeptidase P family protein, producing the protein MNAEQKLSALRQTMREHNLDAWIIPSADPHLSEYLPEHWQARVYFSGFTGSVGTLVVTADKAGLWADSRYWEQAAHQLQGSGIELQKVGEVAPYTDWLAAELPDGASAGAAADMLSLTAKRQLETAFAAKNIRLDVSRDIADAVWTGRPALPQETVFPHDTAFVSETAAAKLARVRAAMKEQGAAWHLISSLDDTAWLTNLRGSDVPYNPVFLSYLLIGTDSAVLFVDEAKLNPASRALLAEAGITTAPYAAVREVLGKISDGLLVNPDKTAVSTLQLMPSENRLIENINPSTLFKSVKSAADLDHVREAMRQDGAALCGFFAEFERNLADGTAMNELDIDTMLHKYRSARPNFVSLSFNTIAGHNANGALPHYAATPEAFSDITGSGLLLIDSGAQYLGGTTDITRVVPVGETTPEQKRDYTLVLKAHIALAETVFPENIGSTLLDAICRKPLWQEQCNYGHGTGHGVGYFLNVHEGPQIISYLTPANPNQTMKAGMITSNEPGLYRPGKWGIRIENLVASLPVASPQETEFGKFLHFETLTLCPIDTRPIDFGLLTKAEVRWLNAYHADVREKLLPLVDGAARDWLILRTEAV; encoded by the coding sequence ATGAATGCCGAACAAAAACTCTCCGCCCTGCGCCAAACCATGCGCGAACACAACCTGGACGCCTGGATTATCCCGTCCGCCGATCCGCATTTGTCCGAATACCTGCCCGAACACTGGCAGGCGCGGGTGTATTTTTCCGGCTTCACCGGCTCGGTCGGCACCTTGGTCGTTACCGCCGACAAAGCCGGCCTGTGGGCGGACAGCCGCTATTGGGAACAAGCCGCACACCAGCTCCAAGGCAGCGGCATAGAATTGCAAAAAGTCGGCGAAGTCGCGCCCTACACCGACTGGCTGGCCGCCGAACTGCCGGACGGCGCGTCGGCGGGTGCGGCGGCCGACATGCTGTCGCTGACCGCCAAACGCCAGCTTGAAACCGCCTTCGCCGCCAAAAACATCCGCCTGGACGTATCGCGCGACATTGCCGACGCGGTTTGGACCGGCCGCCCCGCCCTGCCGCAGGAAACCGTTTTCCCGCACGACACGGCCTTCGTTTCCGAAACCGCCGCCGCCAAACTCGCCCGCGTGCGCGCCGCCATGAAAGAACAAGGCGCGGCCTGGCATCTGATTTCTTCGCTCGACGACACCGCATGGCTGACCAACCTGCGCGGCAGCGACGTACCGTACAATCCCGTGTTTCTGTCGTATCTGCTCATCGGCACCGATTCGGCCGTATTGTTTGTCGATGAAGCCAAACTGAATCCGGCATCGCGCGCGCTGCTGGCCGAAGCGGGCATCACCACCGCGCCCTACGCCGCCGTGCGCGAAGTCTTGGGCAAAATTTCAGACGGCCTGCTCGTCAACCCCGACAAAACCGCCGTCAGCACGCTGCAACTCATGCCGTCTGAAAACCGCCTGATTGAAAACATCAACCCGTCCACCCTGTTCAAATCCGTCAAATCCGCCGCCGATTTGGACCATGTGCGCGAAGCCATGCGGCAGGACGGCGCGGCACTGTGCGGCTTCTTCGCCGAATTCGAGCGCAATCTGGCCGACGGCACCGCCATGAACGAGCTGGACATCGACACCATGCTCCACAAATACCGCAGCGCGCGCCCGAACTTCGTTTCACTCAGTTTCAACACCATCGCCGGCCACAACGCCAACGGCGCGCTGCCGCACTACGCCGCCACGCCCGAAGCGTTCAGCGACATCACCGGCAGCGGCCTGCTGCTGATTGACTCGGGCGCGCAATATCTGGGCGGCACCACCGACATCACCCGCGTCGTCCCCGTCGGCGAAACCACGCCCGAACAAAAACGCGACTACACGCTGGTCTTAAAAGCCCATATCGCGCTGGCCGAAACCGTGTTCCCTGAAAACATCGGTTCCACCCTGCTCGACGCCATCTGCCGCAAACCCCTTTGGCAGGAACAATGCAACTACGGCCACGGCACGGGGCACGGCGTGGGCTACTTCCTGAACGTGCACGAAGGCCCGCAGATTATTTCCTACCTCACACCCGCCAATCCGAACCAAACAATGAAGGCAGGCATGATTACCTCCAACGAACCCGGCCTCTACCGCCCGGGCAAATGGGGCATCCGCATCGAAAACCTCGTCGCCAGCCTGCCCGTGGCATCGCCGCAGGAAACCGAATTCGGCAAATTCCTGCATTTCGAAACCCTCACCCTCTGCCCGATAGACACGCGTCCGATAGACTTCGGCCTGCTGACCAAGGCAGAAGTCCGCTGGCTCAACGCCTACCACGCCGACGTGCGTGAAAAACTGCTGCCGCTGGTAGACGGCGCAGCGCGCGACTGGCTGATATTGCGGACGGAAGCAGTGTAG
- the minD gene encoding septum site-determining protein MinD: protein MAKIIVVTSGKGGVGKTTTSASIATGLALRGHKTAVIDFDVGLRNLDLIMGCERRVVYDLINVIQGEATLTQALIKDKNCENLFILPASQTRDKDALNRDGVEKIMTELTEKMGFEYVICDSPAGIEQGALMALYFADEAIITTNPEVSSVRDSDRILGILQSKSRKAEQGGTVKEHLLITRYSPERVAKDEMLSVQDICDILRIPLIGVIPESQNVLQASNAGEPVIHQQDATAAEAYKDVIARLLGENREMRFLEAEKKGFFKRLFGG, encoded by the coding sequence GTGGCAAAAATTATTGTAGTAACCTCAGGTAAAGGCGGCGTAGGTAAAACCACTACCAGCGCCAGCATCGCAACCGGCCTGGCCTTGCGCGGGCACAAAACCGCCGTCATCGACTTCGATGTCGGCCTGCGTAACTTGGATTTGATTATGGGCTGCGAACGCCGCGTAGTTTACGACCTAATCAACGTTATTCAAGGCGAAGCAACACTCACCCAAGCGCTGATTAAAGACAAAAACTGCGAAAACCTGTTCATCCTGCCCGCATCGCAAACCCGTGACAAAGACGCCCTGAACAGGGACGGCGTAGAAAAAATCATGACCGAACTGACCGAAAAAATGGGTTTCGAATACGTTATCTGCGACTCCCCCGCCGGTATCGAGCAAGGAGCACTGATGGCACTCTACTTTGCCGACGAGGCCATTATCACGACCAACCCCGAAGTTTCCAGCGTGCGCGACTCAGACCGCATTCTGGGCATCCTGCAAAGCAAATCCCGCAAAGCGGAACAAGGCGGCACGGTAAAAGAACACCTGTTGATTACCCGCTACTCCCCCGAGCGCGTTGCAAAAGACGAAATGCTGTCGGTACAGGACATCTGCGACATCCTGCGCATCCCGCTCATCGGCGTGATTCCAGAATCGCAAAACGTATTGCAGGCTTCCAATGCCGGCGAACCCGTCATCCACCAGCAGGATGCTACCGCGGCAGAAGCCTATAAAGACGTTATTGCCCGACTGCTCGGCGAAAACCGGGAAATGCGTTTCTTGGAAGCCGAGAAAAAAGGCTTCTTCAAACGACTGTTCGGAGGTTGA
- the minC gene encoding septum site-determining protein MinC, giving the protein MKPAFDVKSARLDVLAVQLHTADLTELEEFLRQRTGQYRELDVVPFILDVQDFDHPESLNTGAVVSLFARYGMQILGLRHTSEIWAPYAAKLHLVFTLGDSVPAEPQPKAATPAPVQTPAAGNPTVLVSTPVRTGQQVYAENADLIVTGAVSQGAELIADGNIHVYAPMRGRALAGAGGNRNARIFIHSMQAELVSVAGIYRNFEQDLPDHLHKKPVQISLQDDRLVISAIDAE; this is encoded by the coding sequence ATGAAACCCGCCTTTGATGTAAAGTCAGCCCGGCTTGACGTGCTGGCCGTTCAACTGCACACCGCAGATTTAACCGAATTAGAAGAATTTTTACGCCAGCGTACCGGTCAATATCGAGAGCTGGATGTCGTACCTTTCATATTGGATGTGCAGGATTTTGACCATCCCGAATCCTTGAACACCGGTGCAGTGGTTTCATTATTCGCCCGTTACGGAATGCAGATTCTGGGCTTGCGCCACACCAGCGAAATTTGGGCGCCGTATGCCGCCAAGCTCCATTTGGTGTTTACGCTCGGCGACAGTGTCCCCGCCGAACCCCAGCCCAAAGCAGCGACCCCCGCCCCAGTCCAAACACCGGCTGCCGGCAATCCGACCGTATTGGTCAGCACGCCGGTCCGTACCGGACAGCAGGTTTACGCCGAAAACGCCGACTTAATCGTTACCGGCGCCGTCAGCCAAGGCGCAGAACTTATCGCCGACGGCAACATCCACGTTTATGCACCGATGCGCGGGCGCGCATTGGCAGGTGCGGGCGGCAACCGCAATGCCAGAATCTTCATCCATTCCATGCAGGCGGAACTGGTATCCGTCGCAGGTATCTATCGAAACTTCGAGCAGGATTTGCCCGACCACCTGCATAAAAAACCGGTGCAGATTTCATTACAGGACGACCGTTTGGTCATCAGCGCAATCGACGCGGAGTAA